A stretch of Metabacillus sp. FJAT-52054 DNA encodes these proteins:
- a CDS encoding DUF47 domain-containing protein → MVFSKKKDKFSDMLIEIADNIKESSEYFVTYKISNAHDLKKFFETVKEYENKGDTLVHNIIKELNQAFITPIEREDILQLAMILDDVIDGFEQAAALFEMYSVTQPTDHMRKFVVQLNEAVIEISNAIDLLSDRKLNLVRERAIRIKEIESNCDNLLRTSVKNLFAMEKENPIKIIQHKEIFETLEEIADSCQGVANTLETIIMKNA, encoded by the coding sequence ATGGTTTTCTCAAAGAAGAAGGACAAGTTTTCGGATATGCTGATTGAAATTGCGGATAACATAAAAGAGTCATCCGAATATTTCGTCACATATAAAATTTCCAACGCTCATGATTTAAAAAAATTCTTTGAAACGGTAAAAGAGTATGAAAATAAAGGGGATACCCTGGTTCATAACATTATCAAAGAATTAAATCAGGCATTCATTACGCCAATTGAGCGTGAAGACATTCTTCAGCTGGCGATGATTCTCGATGACGTGATTGATGGCTTTGAACAGGCAGCTGCACTGTTTGAGATGTACTCTGTCACTCAGCCTACTGACCATATGAGGAAATTCGTTGTCCAGCTGAATGAAGCGGTCATCGAAATTTCGAATGCAATTGATTTATTATCTGATCGCAAGCTCAATCTTGTCCGCGAACGTGCAATCCGTATTAAAGAAATAGAATCCAATTGTGATAATCTGCTGCGTACATCTGTGAAGAACTTGTTTGCAATGGAAAAAGAAAATCCGATTAAAATCATCCAGCACAAAGAAATCTTTGAAACGCTTGAAGAGATTGCAGACAGCTGTCAGGGCGTTGCAAACACACTTGAAACCATTATCATGAAAAACGCGTAA
- a CDS encoding carbohydrate ABC transporter permease: MNKKPGILFYVFLAVFVFVVMFPFLWILLASIKPATELFGEKAFTPLTDNPTFKNYISVFVDYPFLTYLKNSFIVSISTTLYTVFVASFAAYAIARLQFKGKTVILGLVLSVTMFPQIATISPIYIILKNLGLTNSYLGLIIPYTTIALPLSIWLLVTFFRKIPFELEEAARMDGATIMQTFWRVIFPLAAPGLFTTAILVFIAAWNEFLFALTINTDVAYKTVPVGIALFQGQFTIPWGEISAATVVVTVPLVILVLLFQRRIVSGLTSGSVKE, encoded by the coding sequence ATGAATAAAAAACCAGGTATCCTATTCTACGTATTTTTAGCAGTCTTTGTTTTTGTCGTCATGTTTCCGTTTTTATGGATCCTGCTTGCATCCATTAAACCGGCGACAGAACTCTTTGGAGAAAAAGCATTTACTCCCTTAACGGACAATCCCACCTTTAAAAACTATATTTCGGTCTTTGTGGATTATCCATTTTTAACATACTTAAAGAACAGTTTTATCGTATCGATCAGCACAACTTTATATACCGTGTTTGTCGCTTCTTTTGCAGCCTATGCGATTGCACGGCTGCAGTTTAAAGGGAAAACCGTCATTCTCGGTTTAGTTTTATCCGTCACAATGTTTCCGCAGATTGCAACGATATCTCCGATCTACATTATTTTGAAAAATCTTGGTTTGACAAACTCCTACCTGGGATTAATCATTCCATATACAACAATCGCACTGCCATTATCGATCTGGCTGCTCGTCACGTTCTTCAGGAAGATTCCATTCGAACTTGAAGAAGCAGCAAGAATGGACGGTGCCACGATTATGCAAACGTTCTGGAGAGTCATCTTCCCGCTTGCAGCACCAGGATTGTTCACAACGGCCATCCTTGTGTTTATCGCTGCATGGAATGAGTTCCTGTTTGCCCTGACGATTAATACAGATGTAGCGTATAAAACGGTTCCAGTAGGTATCGCTTTGTTCCAAGGACAATTCACAATACCCTGGGGAGAGATATCAGCTGCAACCGTTGTAGTAACGGTTCCGCTTGTCATTCTCGTTCTCTTATTCCAGCGCAGAATCGTTTCCGGTTTAACATCCGGCTCTGTAAAAGAATAG
- a CDS encoding sugar ABC transporter permease — protein METKTSTSAHVPKDTKRKKKKNPERLMAYSLIAPSLILILAIAIWPVLQSFYFSMFDLKLSDPSKSETHLGYEIDLSRYLDNYPFLISGIDSEIKENPQPELTAIKEDLESLDKQLQDNPKVKENYDLVNDKLLNFEKVDEGTAVVEIDKKLALEISSKAQEAEATLKDLELKDEKKITGLADGLKDVIRQPNFIGFKHYSDQLTDARMWKALSNTLVFTVLSVGFELVIGLAIALLINKAFFGRGLIRATILIPWAIPTAVSALMWKFLYDGQNGVIAKMFEEVGIVNKMAYLLTTDTGAMFSVIFTDVWKTTPYMALLLLAGLQTIPGSLYEAASIDGASKWKQFTRITLPLLKSSLLVALLFRTLDAFRVFDLIFVLTGGGPANSTETISLLAYKYMFNQQNFGTGSALSVIVFICVAIISMIFIRFLGRDLLNDGPGK, from the coding sequence ATGGAAACGAAAACGTCGACTTCTGCCCATGTACCGAAAGATACGAAGCGCAAAAAGAAAAAGAATCCCGAACGGCTCATGGCCTACTCACTAATAGCACCATCTCTGATTCTCATTCTGGCCATTGCTATCTGGCCTGTATTGCAATCATTCTATTTCAGTATGTTTGATCTTAAACTCAGTGATCCCTCTAAATCGGAAACCCATCTAGGCTATGAAATCGATCTCTCCAGATATTTGGACAACTATCCATTCCTCATAAGCGGGATAGATAGCGAAATAAAAGAAAATCCTCAACCAGAGCTAACGGCTATTAAAGAAGATTTGGAGTCTTTGGATAAACAGCTCCAGGATAATCCGAAAGTAAAAGAAAACTATGACCTCGTAAACGACAAACTGCTCAACTTCGAAAAGGTAGATGAAGGAACAGCCGTTGTGGAGATAGATAAAAAACTTGCTCTGGAAATCAGCAGCAAGGCGCAAGAAGCAGAAGCAACACTAAAGGATCTGGAGCTTAAGGATGAAAAGAAAATTACTGGGCTTGCAGACGGACTGAAAGATGTCATACGCCAGCCGAACTTCATTGGATTCAAACATTACTCTGATCAGCTGACTGACGCGAGAATGTGGAAAGCTCTAAGCAATACACTAGTATTCACCGTTTTGTCAGTAGGGTTTGAACTCGTCATTGGACTGGCCATTGCCCTTTTAATCAACAAAGCATTCTTTGGAAGAGGACTCATCCGTGCGACCATCCTTATCCCGTGGGCGATCCCGACCGCAGTATCCGCCCTGATGTGGAAATTCCTTTATGATGGCCAGAATGGAGTCATCGCCAAGATGTTTGAAGAGGTAGGAATCGTTAATAAAATGGCCTACTTGCTAACGACGGATACGGGAGCTATGTTCTCGGTTATCTTTACGGATGTATGGAAAACGACCCCATACATGGCACTGCTATTGCTTGCCGGCCTGCAGACAATCCCGGGATCTTTATATGAAGCAGCATCCATCGACGGTGCGAGCAAATGGAAGCAGTTTACGAGAATCACTCTGCCGCTCCTAAAATCAAGCCTGCTTGTTGCTTTGTTATTTCGAACACTTGATGCTTTCCGTGTGTTCGACTTAATCTTTGTATTAACTGGCGGGGGACCGGCAAACTCAACAGAAACCATTTCCTTGCTGGCGTATAAATACATGTTCAATCAGCAGAACTTTGGAACTGGTTCCGCCCTGTCCGTCATTGTATTTATATGTGTCGCCATCATCTCGATGATTTTCATTCGTTTCCTCGGAAGAGATTTATTAAACGACGGACCAGGAAAGTAG
- a CDS encoding extracellular solute-binding protein: protein MKMKKTRFAAVTALSLSLALAGCSSDQSSSTDSKEKEGSKDEKVTLTYARGKDVTKGTSEMVKAFEEKYPNIDVEFREMPADTGAQHDAYVTAFNANSTEIDVFDMDVVWPAEFAQADYVLPLDRYIQQDKVDLSEYNEGALAASQFNGKQWALPKFVDAGLLFYRTDLVKEDEVPKTWDDLIKQANAKKGQGGTKFGYVMQAKQYEGLVCNAIEFVAAYGGQFINEKNEVVVNSPETIKGLNKMVEVAKSGFVPENVTTFTEIESDQAFIEGQTAFLRNWPYEFASANDKEKSKVAGKVAIAPLPAGDKSSAATLGGWQAGINKNTEHPKEAWEFLKFMAGEEGQKIDAIHGGHAPTINKLFEDKEVLEANPTFADKNFQEGLMAAVPRPVAANYQEISEIIQINVSKAISGSMTVEEAVQEMEKEMKAQIK from the coding sequence ATGAAAATGAAAAAGACGCGTTTTGCAGCTGTCACAGCTCTATCACTTTCTTTAGCACTTGCTGGATGTTCTTCTGATCAGTCATCAAGCACAGATTCTAAAGAAAAAGAAGGAAGCAAGGATGAAAAAGTAACTCTGACTTATGCACGCGGTAAAGACGTAACGAAGGGTACATCTGAAATGGTCAAGGCATTCGAAGAAAAGTACCCGAACATCGATGTCGAGTTCCGAGAAATGCCTGCAGATACAGGCGCTCAGCATGATGCTTATGTAACCGCATTCAATGCGAATTCTACTGAAATTGACGTATTCGATATGGATGTAGTATGGCCGGCTGAATTTGCTCAGGCTGACTACGTACTTCCTCTTGACCGTTACATTCAGCAGGATAAAGTCGATTTGAGCGAGTACAACGAAGGAGCACTTGCAGCTTCCCAATTTAACGGAAAACAATGGGCTCTTCCTAAATTCGTCGATGCGGGTCTGTTATTCTATCGCACCGATTTAGTTAAAGAGGATGAAGTGCCAAAAACATGGGATGACTTAATCAAACAGGCAAATGCGAAAAAAGGACAGGGCGGAACAAAATTCGGATATGTCATGCAGGCGAAGCAATATGAAGGACTTGTTTGTAACGCGATTGAATTCGTAGCAGCTTACGGGGGACAATTCATTAACGAGAAGAATGAAGTTGTCGTAAACAGCCCTGAGACAATCAAAGGTCTTAACAAAATGGTGGAAGTGGCGAAATCAGGCTTTGTCCCTGAGAACGTAACAACATTCACTGAAATTGAATCAGACCAGGCGTTCATTGAAGGTCAAACCGCTTTCCTGCGCAACTGGCCATATGAGTTTGCAAGTGCAAACGATAAAGAAAAATCAAAAGTTGCAGGAAAAGTTGCGATTGCTCCGCTTCCTGCCGGTGATAAAAGTTCTGCGGCTACACTTGGAGGCTGGCAGGCTGGAATCAACAAAAACACTGAGCATCCGAAAGAAGCATGGGAATTCCTTAAGTTTATGGCAGGCGAAGAAGGACAAAAAATTGATGCGATCCACGGAGGCCATGCACCTACTATCAACAAATTATTTGAAGACAAAGAAGTTCTTGAAGCGAATCCAACCTTCGCAGATAAAAACTTCCAGGAAGGTCTAATGGCAGCTGTACCGCGTCCGGTTGCTGCAAACTATCAGGAAATCTCTGAAATCATTCAAATTAACGTTTCCAAAGCAATTTCCGGATCCATGACAGTGGAAGAAGCTGTTCAGGAAATGGAAAAAGAAATGAAAGCTCAAATCAAATAA
- a CDS encoding LacI family DNA-binding transcriptional regulator: MATITDVANLAGLSRSTVSRVMNNYPYVSEEKKRLVEEAMKKLNYYPNSSAQTLRSQKTDTIAVFIPMLTNPFFSYLLEGIDAVATENGFRLLVCQTRYDRKTERQFFNLVKSKQVDGIILTSIENDWSTVRDYMSYGPVVMCNEYDHESNTPNVRLDQVYGGYIGTRHLIDKGHKKIAFCQGSFRSFISKAREAGYRLAMKEAGLQIRDEYAFRIAADYHDGKEVLKKIAAMVERPTAIFTGSDQVAAGIVYEARHLGINVPEDLAVIGFDDQPIAEMTLPQLTTIRQPAHEIGERAMKLMLNLVLPEEDAPPMPEEPLKLEIIERSST, from the coding sequence TTGGCGACCATTACAGATGTTGCAAATCTTGCAGGTTTATCACGGTCGACTGTTTCAAGGGTGATGAACAACTATCCTTACGTTTCTGAGGAAAAGAAGAGATTAGTAGAAGAAGCAATGAAAAAGCTCAATTACTATCCAAATTCATCCGCTCAAACGCTGAGAAGCCAGAAAACAGATACCATTGCTGTATTTATTCCAATGCTGACAAACCCGTTCTTTTCATACTTACTTGAGGGAATTGATGCAGTTGCTACTGAGAATGGTTTCAGGCTGCTCGTATGCCAGACCAGATATGACAGAAAAACAGAAAGACAGTTTTTTAATTTAGTAAAGTCTAAGCAAGTAGACGGCATTATTCTTACTTCCATCGAGAACGACTGGAGTACTGTTCGGGATTATATGTCATACGGACCTGTTGTCATGTGCAACGAGTATGATCATGAATCAAACACGCCTAATGTCCGCCTTGATCAGGTGTATGGGGGATACATAGGAACAAGGCACCTGATTGATAAAGGACATAAAAAGATTGCCTTTTGCCAAGGGAGCTTTCGAAGCTTTATCTCAAAAGCGAGAGAGGCAGGCTACAGGCTTGCGATGAAGGAAGCCGGACTTCAGATAAGAGATGAGTATGCCTTTCGCATTGCAGCCGATTATCACGATGGGAAAGAAGTTTTGAAAAAGATTGCAGCTATGGTTGAACGTCCGACCGCTATTTTTACAGGCAGCGATCAGGTTGCAGCGGGGATTGTCTATGAAGCCAGGCATTTGGGCATAAACGTACCGGAAGATTTAGCGGTTATTGGGTTTGATGATCAGCCCATTGCTGAAATGACTCTTCCTCAGCTGACCACCATTCGTCAGCCGGCTCACGAAATTGGCGAACGGGCTATGAAGCTGATGCTTAATCTTGTACTTCCTGAGGAGGATGCCCCCCCTATGCCGGAAGAGCCTTTGAAACTAGAAATAATAGAAAGATCATCTACTTAA
- a CDS encoding MATE family efflux transporter, with translation MSERKPAKELSLFLLTWPIFLEVFLFMLMGIADTFMLSAISDDAVSGVGAANQFLHIAILVLEVIGNGASIVVAQYIGSKRMQEAAKISALAVVLNLAAGLVISACFLLFSSQMLQSLNLTGEVLANAQGYLNIVGGAIFLQAIINSLAAIIRVHGFTKEAMFVSLGMNIIHIAGNYLLIFGNFGFPELGVQGAAISSIISRFAALIVFFWLLYRIMEVRIKLQDYLNFSKEYAGKILKIGIPSAFEQVMYQACQIVFLFYATFLGSASLAARQYASNLSMFIFLFAIAIGMGTAIMVGRYVGGGHNQSAYGQVWRSVKWASAVTLFMVGVIILLRYPLMEMFTDNREVIELGANVLLLSAVLETGRTMNIVLINSLRAAGDAQFPVWMGMISMVGMSVPLGYLLVFQLDMGLSGIWLAIAADEWTRAVIMFFRWRSRKWEKFALVKQTGAA, from the coding sequence ATGTCCGAAAGGAAGCCGGCAAAAGAGTTAAGTCTATTTCTCCTCACATGGCCGATCTTCCTGGAAGTCTTTTTATTTATGCTAATGGGGATTGCGGATACCTTTATGCTGAGTGCCATTTCAGACGATGCGGTATCAGGGGTCGGAGCAGCCAATCAGTTCCTGCATATTGCCATACTCGTTCTTGAGGTCATCGGTAACGGGGCTTCCATCGTGGTTGCACAATATATCGGATCAAAACGCATGCAGGAGGCAGCTAAAATATCTGCTCTCGCTGTCGTGCTGAACTTGGCCGCTGGTCTTGTTATCAGTGCATGCTTCTTGCTTTTCAGCAGTCAGATGCTGCAATCGCTTAACTTGACAGGCGAAGTTCTAGCCAATGCACAAGGCTATTTGAATATAGTCGGCGGTGCAATTTTTCTTCAAGCCATTATTAATTCACTTGCCGCAATTATCCGTGTTCATGGGTTTACAAAAGAAGCGATGTTTGTTTCGCTCGGCATGAACATCATTCATATTGCAGGTAATTATCTGCTCATTTTCGGTAACTTCGGATTTCCGGAGCTTGGCGTTCAGGGAGCGGCTATTTCCTCCATTATCAGCCGATTTGCTGCGTTAATCGTCTTTTTCTGGCTCCTGTATCGAATTATGGAGGTTCGGATCAAGCTTCAAGATTATTTGAATTTTTCAAAGGAGTATGCCGGAAAAATTTTAAAGATCGGTATTCCATCTGCTTTTGAACAGGTCATGTATCAGGCGTGCCAAATTGTCTTTCTTTTTTACGCTACTTTTCTCGGCTCAGCTTCGCTTGCTGCAAGGCAATACGCTTCCAATCTATCCATGTTCATATTCCTCTTCGCCATTGCCATCGGGATGGGAACTGCGATCATGGTCGGGCGCTATGTAGGCGGCGGCCACAATCAATCAGCCTATGGCCAGGTGTGGAGAAGTGTAAAATGGGCAAGTGCCGTCACTCTTTTTATGGTGGGGGTCATCATTTTGCTCCGTTACCCGCTTATGGAAATGTTTACGGATAACCGTGAAGTCATTGAGCTCGGAGCAAACGTATTGCTGCTAAGCGCTGTGCTTGAGACGGGAAGAACAATGAATATCGTTTTGATTAATTCACTGAGGGCAGCGGGAGATGCTCAATTCCCTGTTTGGATGGGAATGATTTCAATGGTCGGCATGAGTGTCCCGCTTGGCTATCTTTTAGTGTTTCAGCTGGACATGGGGCTTTCGGGAATCTGGCTTGCCATTGCAGCGGATGAATGGACCCGGGCCGTTATTATGTTTTTCCGCTGGCGGAGCCGGAAATGGGAGAAATTCGCGCTCGTTAAGCAGACGGGTGCAGCATGA
- a CDS encoding choice-of-anchor I family protein produces MKFTKPLAAAVMTGALLIPSFSAGAESSHKFEQKINLSKIAGYSTGATSEEGGVAEIIKYNPGNKKFYLINGKTQTIDIVSLKGLKANGEQQLSKETSIDVGKAVNSESFAYGDITSIDVNTEKKVVVAAVQEKDYTKAGKIVVMDYSGKILKTFDAGVQPDMVKMSKDGSSILTADEGEPRAGLEKGTDPEGSVTVVDYKTGKTKHMKFDNQKVIDKDVHIRNKEGGAAADLEPEYMALSDDGSKAYVTLQENNAIATVDVKKGKILSVKFLGYKDHSVKGNELDAAKDGKINMKNLPVLGSYMPDSISQVKIDGTSYLITGNEGDATEWEEFENVKDFKDVKDDISLDSKLFKGMSKKEAKEKLEEMKKNPAYDKLEVLTDRGNDAIYTLGGRSFSIWKADTMELVYDSGSDFEKVTAERFPANFNGSNDDIELDKRSVKKGPEPEDVKIGKADGKVYAFVGLERIGGIMTYDISKPKKATFANYLNTRSFEDDIAGDVSPEGLDFIPAETSPTKRPLVLAGHEVSGTVAVNQLNGVKEKHKKNKEEADTKESSMFAGIEKLMKDVFAGK; encoded by the coding sequence TTGAAATTCACGAAACCGTTAGCAGCAGCTGTAATGACTGGGGCATTGCTGATTCCATCCTTTTCTGCAGGGGCAGAAAGTTCGCATAAATTTGAGCAAAAAATCAATCTTTCGAAGATTGCAGGCTACAGCACAGGAGCAACAAGTGAAGAGGGCGGAGTTGCAGAAATCATTAAATATAATCCCGGTAATAAAAAGTTTTACTTAATAAATGGAAAAACGCAAACGATCGACATCGTCAGCCTTAAAGGACTGAAAGCAAATGGGGAGCAGCAGCTTTCTAAAGAAACATCCATTGATGTGGGGAAGGCAGTGAACTCTGAGTCATTTGCATATGGAGATATTACGAGTATTGACGTCAATACAGAGAAAAAAGTCGTTGTGGCGGCTGTTCAGGAAAAGGATTATACCAAAGCGGGCAAAATCGTTGTCATGGATTACAGCGGCAAGATCTTGAAAACCTTTGATGCAGGCGTACAGCCTGACATGGTTAAAATGAGCAAGGACGGCTCATCCATTTTGACTGCGGATGAAGGCGAACCAAGAGCAGGCCTTGAAAAAGGAACCGACCCGGAAGGCTCTGTAACAGTTGTGGATTATAAAACCGGAAAAACGAAGCACATGAAATTCGATAATCAAAAAGTCATTGATAAAGACGTCCACATCCGTAACAAAGAGGGCGGAGCGGCTGCGGATCTGGAGCCTGAATACATGGCCCTTTCCGATGACGGCAGCAAAGCATACGTTACCCTTCAAGAAAACAACGCCATTGCAACGGTTGATGTGAAGAAAGGGAAAATCCTTTCTGTAAAATTCCTTGGGTACAAGGATCATTCCGTAAAAGGCAATGAGCTGGATGCAGCGAAAGACGGTAAAATCAATATGAAAAACCTTCCTGTACTGGGGTCTTATATGCCTGATTCCATTTCCCAGGTGAAGATTGACGGGACAAGCTATTTGATCACTGGAAATGAAGGCGATGCTACAGAATGGGAAGAATTCGAGAATGTGAAAGACTTTAAAGACGTGAAGGATGATATCTCCCTGGACAGCAAGCTGTTTAAGGGTATGTCCAAAAAGGAAGCGAAAGAAAAGCTTGAGGAAATGAAGAAAAATCCGGCTTATGACAAGCTTGAAGTGCTGACAGACAGAGGAAACGATGCGATTTATACATTAGGCGGCCGTTCATTCTCCATCTGGAAAGCTGACACAATGGAGCTTGTGTATGACAGCGGAAGCGATTTTGAGAAAGTTACGGCTGAACGATTCCCTGCCAATTTTAACGGATCTAACGATGATATTGAATTGGACAAGCGCAGCGTCAAGAAAGGTCCTGAGCCGGAGGATGTTAAAATTGGCAAAGCCGACGGCAAGGTTTATGCATTCGTTGGACTTGAGCGAATCGGCGGAATTATGACGTACGATATTTCAAAACCGAAGAAAGCAACGTTTGCGAACTACCTGAACACCCGCAGCTTTGAAGATGATATTGCCGGAGATGTATCACCGGAAGGACTTGATTTCATTCCTGCCGAAACAAGCCCAACGAAGCGCCCGCTTGTTCTTGCAGGCCATGAAGTGAGTGGGACTGTAGCAGTAAACCAGTTGAATGGTGTGAAGGAAAAGCATAAGAAGAACAAGGAAGAAGCAGATACAAAGGAATCCTCTATGTTTGCTGGAATTGAAAAGCTGATGAAGGATGTATTTGCAGGAAAATAA